The sequence TGCCTCACCTGCTGCCCACCTGGCTGCTTCTCTGTCTCAGCCGCAGTTCAGTGATGTCACCCCCTACTCCGTCATGTTTGGACCGGATTGCTGCGGCCAGAACCACACGCTGCACTTCATCATCCGACACTGGGACGCACGGACCGGCCAGTACCAGGAGAGACATGCCCGGCAGCCTGAGCTGGACCTGAGCGAGTACTTCACTGACCGTAGACCACACCTGTATACACTGAgtgagtagagagagagagagagagagagctcatCTATCCACACTGAGTGAGTCCAGAGATAAAGAGTCTATCTGTGTCTCTGTAGATTTATACCCGGATAATCATTACGAAATACAGATCGACCAATCAGTGATCAGCAAGGGCAGCCTCCTGACGGACACCACCCTGCTTGGGGCCCCCCCAAGAGAGGTCGCTGACCCTTCGGACACCAAGCCCTCAGACTGGGATGACCGGCCACTCATCCCTGATCCCATGGTCACAAGACCGGTGGACTGGTAGGCTTTGCACTCTCTGATTAGAAACTTCAGCTGCTAAAGTGACATAATATTCGATTATCAGTCAGGAGTACATAGGGACACTcttacccagggtgacttacagtacTCCCAAAAGTGTTTTAGTAAATATCACAGTTCCTGTAATATTTTTATAGTTGAAGTAACCTAAACAAAATGGCTGACACCACGTCCTGTTGCTCTTTCTGTGGCTCTggatctacaaaaccccctcacactctcctcctctcctgtctaaacctgtttctctctccctcttccactCCCTTTTGTGTTGCTCACACTCCCCCAGGGACGAGGATGCGCCCCCGCAGATTCCTGACCCCTTAGCCCAGAGGCCCTCTGACTGGCTGGAGGAGGAGCCCCCTCTAGTGCCCGATCCCCATGCACTGCGTCCGCAGGACTGGTAAGGAGCCTGACCTTCAGACCCACGAACCCAAACCTGAATCCTCTCTATGCACCTGACTGACTCCTTGTTGCTGATTGGTGCTTACTGCGTCTGTCTGCATTGCTGTCTAATAGGGATGAGGAGATGGATGGAGAGTGGGAGGCACCTTGGATTCCGAACCCCGCCTGCAAGCATGTGATTGGCTGTGGCCCGTGGATCCCGCCCATGATCTCTAACCCTGCCTACAGGGGGAAGTGGAAGACCTCTATGATCACCAACCCAAACTATCAGGTATCCCGCCCCCCTACTCTCTCCCTCCTTTACAGAAGTTACTGGTAGTTACATTTTTCCAGCATTAAAGAAGTTGATGATTGAAAGGGTATTGCTCTACtgctctttccctctccctacctctctctgctctctctctctctctctctctctctctctctcctctcagggTCAGTGGCATCCCCGACTCATCCCAAACCCTGAATATGtagaagagggagagggggccCCTCCCGTGCGTCCGGCCCCTGTGGGGGCAGTGGGGCTGGAGCTGTGGGCGCTGACTGGTGGGGTGCTGTTTGACAATGTGCTGGTGTGTGGGGACAGGCGGGTGGCTCAGTACTGGACTGAGCAGACCTGGGGACAGAGACTGACCGCCGAGCGCATTCTTGCTGTGAGCCTGCCGTCTGCTGACTAACAccctcacactcactcacaggtGCACTGATGCATTGTCACCTTCACACACTGAATTACTGGTCCATTGATGCACTCACAGTCTCAGGCACGGATGTACATACTCACATGacacactgatgcactgacaTAGGGAGGCCCtgaagcactgacacactgacacacacacacacctatactgCAGACTGACCTTGAGTTTGATACCACAGTgttgacacacactgacacatgctCAAACACCAATACTAATCCCCTCCCTCTCCAGCCCGGCGTGGTGCAGCGGCTGCTGGGGGCTGCCATGAAGCGGCCGTGGCTGTGGGGGGTGTACGTGTTCACCGTGGCGCTGCCCGTCGTCCTCTTCATCAGCTTCGTCTGGCCCGACAAGGTCAGCCTCACCGCATCTTGATTTTTGAAATGTTctgactctgtctctctctctgattgagTTTCGttctctgtccgtctctctcctATGTCACTGTCCCTGTTGCTCTCTCCCTgtccttctttctttctatatCTTCCTCTcgtatctttctttctttccctcactctctctatctctatgtGTGTGAGCAGTCTGCCAGTGTGGGTCCCTGCCACAGTGTTCACGGTGTGTACCAACTCTTCCCCCAGAGGTTCGGCCCACCTGACATGGATTATTACTACAAGAAGTCAGATGAGCCACAGCCGGACGACCCCGAGGGTGAGCAGGCATGGTCCTGTCGGGGGAGGGACACCACACTCATGTTGCACGGCAGTCTGATCCATTTCAGTTGTTACCACCTGCAGAGCCCCAGTATCCATCCCAGTAAAGCGGCAGAACAGCACACTTGGTAGTATCATGCCAACCCTGCATGTGTGCCTGAGTGTCTGAGCGGCTGTACGCTCTGAAACGTGTGGTTCACCACTGCCTTTTTAATTTTGCTGCTCTGACTGAACTACCAAGCCGTGGCTGCTGTCAGTCTCCCTTCTCATCCTTAGTGCTTTCttgctcattctctctctcattctctctctctccttctgtccAGAATCTGAGGAGCCAGAAGGACAGAGGAAAGCAGAAGCAAAGAGGTCATCAGCAAAAGCTGGCCTGGAAGTGAAACCTAAGGTAAAGCTCACCGAAAACCACAGccttctcccctcctctctgGGGTTCGCACAGCGCTTTCCGGTGGCACTGTTGTGCATGGCGTTTAAAACGGCCCTGTTGCGTGTATGGAGCAGGAACAATGGGCACTGACAACACAGGGCTTAAACAAATATCCAAAACATGAACACAGCCCAGTTTCTTTGCTACGAATCTGTTTATTTCTGTCATGTTTCGTCCCCTGCTGTATACAGATCAGTACTTTAAAAGCTGTTTCTGAATTCTGATCTTGCTGTGCTCGCAGCCTCGCAGCAGAAAATGACCGGGTCCTGGAGACTGCCCCACCACCACCGTCACCCCACTGAGAGCAAAAGTGGAGTCCTTCCTAGGGGCAGCAGACACACTATGAACTCCTTCCTGGAGTAGGATGCCTCTCCCACCCCCCAAGCCTTCAGGACCTGAGACGGACCAGATTCTTCCCCTCAGAACCCCTGCTGTAGCCACACTGAAAAACTGAGAGATGGAGAGACGCAGGAGGAGCACGGTGGTGATTCACACCTAGTTCCCACCTGTCTCTGAGAGTGCACTGACCATGATCTGAACTCCCCCAGACCCCCCCCTCACCTATGAACGTAAGGTTTGAGCACTGAGGTCACGGAGTGAGAAAGAAGAGCACAACAAACACCAATGACCGCATCACCCCAGGTGGCTCTTGTATCTGAGAGGTTGAGCCCTGTTTTCAGAACGTGTGGGGAGACACCTCAGTGTTGCCGTAGGGTCGAACCACAGCAGGGGGGAATGAAGTACTGTAGCAGCACATGTTGTGCGGTTTCTGGTGGAGGAACACCAAATGTCAGGCAGTTCCAAACCCTGTGGGTGAgggagtggcttaaaaaaataaacctgaaGATGAATTGTCTGCATTTTAAGGTACTTTTGCATTATATATTACtggatgtgttttatttttaatggtagTATGCAGGTTATAATCAGTGATAGTTTgtcatagtagtagtaatagtaatagtcgAATTCCTTCAGGTCTGACTTTGTCTAGACTAACTACGGGATCATCCGTTTGTTGCAACCCCCCACACTTCTTTGCTGATTGTTTACTACTGTTTGCCCTACTTGTTGTAGCTAAACTAGGGCCATCACAAGCTTGAAACGGAAACACCTGCCACACTTCCTCTTTCTCCATCTGTTAACCCAGTCCCATcaaccccccaacacacacacacacatgcacaaaaggCCAGGGGTCAGAACTGTGGGGTGCGCTGTCATCTCCAGGAGTTTGTGCAGAGTGAGCCACTcactgagaaacacagcaaAGCCGGGGCAGCTCCTGAGGTTATTAGTATTGTTGACGTggttgatttggatgattttctGCAGGCGGTTTGCCATTGAATAATGCTTGCATCACAAAAAAACGGTGCCGACGGTTGCAACAGAGCACAGGAAGTTGTAGGAATGAAATGAATGAGATGACTTGGCAGCTACAGTGAGTAATCatgtgcttttttcttttctattcaAGAATTTGTCAAGTCACAGGCCATTTCTCCCCTTGCATTCATACAGTCAATAACATTTCTCAGTAAGAGCCAGCATTCCCCTCATGATGTCTCCATACACTACAGCAGTGATTCCCAGCCCTTTGAAGTTACACCTACCTAACACAGTGCAGTGCGGTTCACGGGGATGTGGTCTTATAATGTACCAGGTAACCTAGTGATGTAATGCCATGCGAGCTATTGatcagtgtaactgtgtgtgtccggCACTGcccttgtctgtattcagatctaAAGTGGCTATTAactgtgctattagcagtcctgccttggagggattgtgccatcctgacagccttgtgtcattcaatgcaATGCAGGTGTGTAccctcctaattagttacaggtggatatttaacagccccctgcgccagcagtcagcgccagcagccttcagtgcccccttctgaagggccaCATTTCCAAAGGGCAGGGGTTCCAgcaaggagaagactgcgagaaGACGCCGCACAGCAACACCAGGCGGCCATGACAATCTCTCCGATTCCAGTCCTGctctcagccaagaagtcttacttctagtcactctttgaatcctctgtcaacaacccccacaaactctactccaccttctcctacccctccccctccctcgtctctctctgcagatgattttgcctccttctcctccaagatcacagacatccgcaagctcttcaacagtcccaagagtatccttggatcacttacttattaatggacaccaaacatgTACGATGGCCTCTCTTTTGTGaactttcatatgttcttacgtttttatgttcttatgtcccCCCCCGTCCAATCCCACtcaagtctcccaccgatcaagctttcttttcttcattctcactctCTCGAACTTTCCTCtatcctcctaggtcacaaacccatgaCGTGTGCCCTGGACTCTCTCCCCACTCaactcctccaagcgactgctcctgatctactcctcTTCATCTCCtacctcctcaactcctcactcctctctggctgtttcctctCTGCTTTCAAACatgctgctgtcatcccactcctcaagaaaccatcacttgaccctacctctcctcagaactaccgccctgtctccctacttcccctTCCTCTAACCcatcacttcttgatcctctgcagcaatctggcttccgcacagctcactccactgagacggctctcctggcagtcactgacacCTTCAgttgtgctcgggcggcctccctctcctcagtcctcatcctccttgatctctccacagcatttgacactgtcgatcactccatcctcctctcctgcctcactgaccttggaatctctgggactgctctcacctggttcttctcctacctcagtgaccggtcctaccaagtgacatgg is a genomic window of Amia ocellicauda isolate fAmiCal2 chromosome 10, fAmiCal2.hap1, whole genome shotgun sequence containing:
- the LOC136760051 gene encoding calnexin isoform X2, whose product is MSEAALAVWVLLCVSVTSQERLQVVYKPPQIPAEAHFAESFDTGSLERRWVLSQAVKQGEGEEKTIRYDGQWSVEEPAEQPLPGNRGMVLKSPGRHHAIAAPLRTAFHFQDKPLIVQYEVQFQQGMECGGAYIKLLSHSEQLHLPQFSDVTPYSVMFGPDCCGQNHTLHFIIRHWDARTGQYQERHARQPELDLSEYFTDRRPHLYTLNLYPDNHYEIQIDQSVISKGSLLTDTTLLGAPPREVADPSDTKPSDWDDRPLIPDPMVTRPVDWDEDAPPQIPDPLAQRPSDWLEEEPPLVPDPHALRPQDWDEEMDGEWEAPWIPNPACKHVIGCGPWIPPMISNPAYRGKWKTSMITNPNYQGQWHPRLIPNPEYVEEGEGAPPVRPAPVGAVGLELWALTGGVLFDNVLVCGDRRVAQYWTEQTWGQRLTAERILAPGVVQRLLGAAMKRPWLWGVYVFTVALPVVLFISFVWPDKRFGPPDMDYYYKKSDEPQPDDPEESEEPEGQRKAEAKRSSAKAGLEVKPKPRSRK
- the LOC136760051 gene encoding calnexin isoform X1, coding for MSEAALAVWVLLCVSVTSQERLQVVYKPPQIPAEAHFAESFDTGSLERRWVLSQAVKQGEGEEKTIRYDGQWSVEEPAEQPLPGNRGMVLKSPGRHHAIAAPLRTAFHFQDKPLIVQYEVQFQQGMECGGAYIKLLSHSEQLHLPQFSDVTPYSVMFGPDCCGQNHTLHFIIRHWDARTGQYQERHARQPELDLSEYFTDRRPHLYTLNLYPDNHYEIQIDQSVISKGSLLTDTTLLGAPPREVADPSDTKPSDWDDRPLIPDPMVTRPVDWDEDAPPQIPDPLAQRPSDWLEEEPPLVPDPHALRPQDWDEEMDGEWEAPWIPNPACKHVIGCGPWIPPMISNPAYRGKWKTSMITNPNYQGQWHPRLIPNPEYVEEGEGAPPVRPAPVGAVGLELWALTGGVLFDNVLVCGDRRVAQYWTEQTWGQRLTAERILAPGVVQRLLGAAMKRPWLWGVYVFTVALPVVLFISFVWPDKSASVGPCHSVHGVYQLFPQRFGPPDMDYYYKKSDEPQPDDPEESEEPEGQRKAEAKRSSAKAGLEVKPKPRSRK